The Deltaproteobacteria bacterium genome includes the window TATCGATTCGTAAAGGGCGATTTCGTCGTCTTCCAGGTTGATGAGGGCGAAGATCTTGTCCTTGGCAAGGACGTAGTCCGAAATCACCCCTTTTTCGAAGAGATTCCCCTGCGCCATCTCCCGCTGCTGGCGGTAGCGTGACAGCAGGAAGAAGACCTGCGTCTGGAAGGCGTATTTCCTCGGATTCTCGTAGAAACGCTCGAGGAAGGGATTATGCCCGACCTCCTCCTTCACAAGACGCCAACCGAACTTGTTGGCCAGGATCTTGGCGAGAGAAGTCTTGCCGACCCCGATCGGCCCCTCGATGGCTATATAGCGGGGAATGGTCCGGT containing:
- a CDS encoding deoxynucleoside kinase produces the protein MGDRTIPRYIAIEGPIGVGKTSLAKILANKFGWRLVKEEVGHNPFLERFYENPRKYAFQTQVFFLLSRYRQQREMAQGNLFEKGVISDYVLAKDKIFALINLEDDEIALYESIYKLLVPNVPKPDLVIYLQARPEVLLNRVRKRGVEYERNISLDYLRTLGDAYNEYFFHYNETPLLVVGTSEIDFVESPRDLEHLVREVKSVKRGTQHYIPLGSR